The window ttttttcttgtacagtcacctgaaaataaaaaccgTGTTTTCGTCagcttagaatgagctctttgtgtccacagagggagcagggCCTCTTCAGCGGAGTCCGCCATGTCTACGGAAGCtcagaaaggacaaaccagACACTGACTCTGGACAGCGCATTTTGTATTTTTCGTGAGTATCGCCGCCATCGTAGCTTCTTCGACACGTTTGGAAAAGGAGGGTGAGGTAAGAGGTATTCAGTCAGATGCAATCTGCAAcgtcaccactagatgtcactaaatgcTGCACGCTGGTCCTTTAAGCTTTAACTGTCTGACAGTTAGAGGAGGAACTGAAGCATCTGACTCTGTTTTTATGATGTAAATATTGTTTATGTTATATTTAGCACTTTTTATCTTATTCttcactcttcttcctctgtgaatTTATTGACTGCGGTGTTTAAATTGCTCCTATGTGCACACATATTTAGCCAATGAAGCCGATTCTGATTCTTATCTCTCACCTGACGTCGTCGTCTCTGTATGAAAAGATTAATATCTGAGAGTTATTTAATGTTGGATGTTCGCTGTGTAaactgtgtgcagctgtgggGAAACTCTGGATTTTGCAGCTTTGGCCTTAAAAAAGCTTgatgataatttttttttatctgaaaaaTCCAAGTTTGTGTCAATCATTTATTCACGCAGCAGAACTTCGCTGAGTTAAACTTCAGAGAAGACTGAATCAAACCCTGTCAGAGTCCAAACAGAAGCTGCTTTCTGGGACCAGGTCTTCCTCCACccgcctcctccgcctcccGCCGCCCGGCCCAGCGCACGTCCTCTCTGCGGCACGCTCACATGTGGCCTCCTCAAAAAGCCGCCTGTGTGCCGCCTGCTGATCCTGGATAAGGTAAATACATCACGCCCCCTCCTCAGGTTCACCTCAGCAACAAGGACCGAGTTCAAGGTTAGTCCgtcaggagggaggaggcgtgGGTCTGTGTGGGGGGTCAGTGGGGTTCAAACACAGGACAGCAGcgctgaggctgatgggtaATTCACTGACCTCACATGTACTTTCAGTATCCATGTTTAAGCAGACACTCGCTGGTGACAGAAGGACCAGATTTTCAAAGGCTGAAAGGAGTTTTGACCACGTTAGTGTCCAAACgagactctgctgctctgtttgtccAACACTTTGACGTCTGTCAGACGGATTGACGGGAAAGACGCTGAACATTGGAAACATTGCGTGTGCTTAACATGAGTATGTTAGCGTCAtcattgttagcatttagctgtgcCTGAGAAAGCTTCACGGAGCTGCTGGCATGGATGTAGACTCGCTCCACCTTCAACACGTTACTTTACTTTCAGCAGAAGAAATCGTCCACGTGAGGACAGTTGATTGGTTGGTCTGTGCTGAGACGGAGACACTGTTTTAAAGTAAGCTAAATTCCTCTCACCTCCGTTGTTTTGGGAAGAAATCTGTGACCGACATCTCAAACTCTGACGAAATCACCCACATTAAGGGTTTCAtcatttgggtgaactgaccttCGTGTGTGACGTTTAATCTCATCTTGGGCTCAACGAGTAGAGCATGTTTGTGTAAATCAGTCACACCCAGCTCCAAGTTTTAGCACACTTGAGGGAGATAATCTTCCTCAGTTGGGTGTGACTCAGTATTGTGCTGAGTTTTTAACAAACggctttttggccttttcaCGGCTTCATGTTAGGCCATCAGGTCGACACCACAGCTGagtgtgttgttgttattttctcACCCTCTGATGTCAcgtcagaggaagaggagtcacGGTGAAGGAGAGACTGAAGGGATGACGAGCGAGTCGACTCCTTCCTGTGAGGAGATACGACTCCTCTATGAGCGTCTATCTGAGCACACACATGTGAAACAGGAGACGCGCTGTGAGATAAGAGGAGACCCGGCGGCACCTCCTTTACGGGAGCGTCGCTGCTGACGAGACGTCTCTGTGGGAAAGACGTGATAGTGCTGGAAAGGACGTCAGGGGTCAAAGACTTTGAAGAGACTGGATTTATGTGGACGGGCGGGTTAGCAAAGCTTTCAGAAACGTCCTCTGTCTTCTACTGAGGACAGATTATTGAAAGACTTATACttaagaatttaaaaaaatctaaaatattcaTTGTGAATGTCTACCCTGATATTTAAAGAACAGatccaaaatgtattttgtagTTGCAACTAATAATTATCTCAATTATTGGCAGTTATTTTTGAAATCTATATGCAATAAATTCATTGTTTGGTCTTTAGcatttgagctaaatgctaacattagcatgctcacattaacaatgctaacacgctttggaatttccccttgtgggactaataaaggtatactgaattgaattgaattgaggtTTAGCATGTgcaatgtttaccatgttagcgtgctagcatttgcaaattagcaaccacagtccagctgaggctgatgggacgCTGGCTGTTCTGCAGGTAGTTGGACATAAGTCAAAGGATTGGACTGAACTGTGTTTCCTCACTGAGACGAGCTGCAgatttctctcactctttcattCATCATGTCCTGACACATGAACATGTTGCTGCtggtttgactgacagcaaaAAGCTCATCCAGAGCCTCCAACGCTGCCAATCATCTTCAGAGGGCTCCATGTTTTCTGGTTCGGATTAGAGAAGGTTTTTGTCCTCCCAGCATATTTCTGCGTGGAATCATAATTGTTTAGTCTCCAGTGAGATATTATGTTCTGTGCTTTGTTGCAGCTATGCCTGCATCTACACAGTAAGAGCCATTATTGGGTTTGTCATGTGGTGAGGGGAAGAAATGTGGCCCCTCAGAGCCTCCTTGTTGTGTTCTGTGGCTAAATATGAGTGCAAgtagaaaaacaaagcattcaGAAGACTCATATCTAACCAAGGATCTGCCTCATGGAGGCACAGaggaaagtcaggggatcactgaAGTCAGTGGAAGTCATGCTCTGAGAGCTTTTACCAAATTTCATGTCAATCCATTAAATAGATGTTGAGATaattcagtctggaccaaagtggaccGACCAACAAACAGCTGCTAGCAAAAAgtggacaaagacaaacattcaGTGATACGTGgtgaagaaaacagaggaacTTTTGAGGGGGGAAGCAAAAAAAGGCGAACATGCAGGCTTTCAATGAGGAAGTGAATGGAGGAACATTCACAGGATGAGTCCTCATGAATAATCCAGGaggtgtctgagtgtgtgtctggggTCTTTATGTCTGCAGACTGACTGAACATCATCCTGTCAGAGTAACAAGAGCTGGGCCAGGAGGTCAGGAGGTCAGGACGACCCGTTCAGCGTTTGTTTAATCAGACATAAGAGTGCAGTCCTCCACTGTGGCCAGCAGGTGTCAGTGACTCTACAGCCGTAAGAACAAACTGTAGGAGTTCACTCCCTCCAGCAGATGGTAGTAATGCGACACTATTGCTGTGAAACCTTacagaagaagtagaagaagaaggaagagcCGGCAGATTGAATAGCTGTGACATAAACCAATCAGAGAACACCTCACTGCTGCCTGGTGACCAGCGACCAATAGGAAGCCTCCTTACGAGCGCGAATAAACGGATTTGTTGTGTTCCGTTGCAGTGAAATCTGAGTGTTTAGCAGCAGAAACGTTTCGTGTAACATCAGCTGAGGATGAGTTTCTCTCTGCGGTGAGTCGCCCTGTGTCTCCCGCTGCTCTTCGTGTCTTCAGTCTTCAGCTTCGTGTCTTCAGCTCAGAGAAAACGTGGAACCGCGCAGACAAATGTAGTTCATTCGCGTcagctagcgttagcatgtTTAGCTATTAGCATCAGTGTTTGGTGGCATTTGCTAACCGAATTATCCGCAAAACTACGACTAACTTGTAAgactacattttttttacaagttGACGAAGGAGAAACGGCTAACTAGCTAACCGCCTCTGTGACTTGTCTTATTCTTATTCTCTCGTAATTTATAGCCCGCAGTAAAGCACACGGTGAGCCGTTAGCTAGCGCTTCACGGTTAGCTTAACGTTAAGGGGACGTTGATGATGACGTCTTCATGCAGGACTGCGCGTTGATTGATGCAACAAACTAAGTATTTCTACTTCATAGTTAAAGTATGAGCGGTCTCATCAGTGCACAGATATTCTGCTGAACTGCTGTAATCCTGATTCATTTGCTAAACAATATCTTCGTTGTtgcattaattattattatgataaCACTTACCATGAAACGTTACCAGAAGCACTTTTTAAAGTAGTTTACTGCATTCTTTTTGATAGCTGTTGTCATAAATAGTGTCTCCACGGTATCAGacattgtgaaaatgtgatCATGATGTCCTCTGTCAGATTCTGTGACTTGACCTTACTTACTTTACTCAGTACGTGAGCGGCCGTAGAGCTAACAgtcttgtgctgtgtgtgtgaatgtgttgtcTTTGGCATCTGTCTCTTCAGAGCTGAACTTGCAgcgacagacaaaaacaagcgaaagaagaggagggagctcACAGAGGATCAGAAACATGAAATCAAAGAAGCTTTTGAGCTGTTTGACACTGACAAAGATAAAGAGATCGACTACCACGAGCTGAAGGTGAGCAGCGAAGGACGCTTATGTTGAAGGAAAAGAGGTTTTTCAGTCAGCAGTTCGCACAgtttgattgattcattgattgattgactcaCTCACTTTACATGTACACCAGTGTCCTGGTTCTGAGTCCCATCGTGGTTCTGATCATATTTGGGATGTGACCTGGAACATTTATATCCCTTCATCCACGACCATAACGCTCCAGGTTTCTGATCATCTGATTGTTCAGGTGTGTTCGACATCGATCAGATCAGTTCCACCTGGACTGAGTTACCTGAACTGTTGAGGATGAGCTCAGTTTGAGTGCATCCAAACTTCAGTGACTGAAATCAGTGGCAGTAAACTTTATCCTCTGCATTATGATGGACTTCTGCTTTTATTGAGGCatgcagagcttttattttggtgtttgTTGCCTCTCTTGTTGTCCATTAATGGTGATCAGGTGGAGAAAGTAAACCCAGCAGagttcagacagaaagaaatcagTTAACTGTGAAATGCTGAGATGAAGAGGAATCCTTGACATTGCTGCACGTAGATGATCAGAAAGCTGGATGCTGTTAGGATCGTGACTGCAGGGATATAAACAACCTGGTTTCTCTACGTCTCACGTCATTTCCTGACAAAGATCAAAACCACGACTCGACTCCGTTCAAACATACTGAACATCCCAACAGGTGGCGATGCGAGCGCTCGGCTTTGAGGTGAAGAAAGTGGATGTTTTGAAGATTCTTAAAGACTatgacagagagggaaatgGCAAAATAACATTTGAGGATTTCAATGAAGTTGGTAAGTTTGCCCTCAGCTCAGTTGAATCTCTCTGCAGAGATCTTGTCGTGCATGTGAGCGTCAGAGTGATGATGGGAGGCGGAGACGCGCAGAGCGAGTAAATCTGCTGTTAGACAAATCCTTAATGTGTTCACGTCTTTCACAGTGACCGATCGCATCCTGGAGCGAGACCCGAAGGAGGAGATCATGAAGGCCTTCAAGCTGTTTGACGATGACGAGTCGGGAAAGATCAGTCTGAGGAACCTGAGACGAGTAGCTCGAGAGCTCGGGGAGAACATCAGCGACGAGGAGCTGCGCAGTATGATCGACGAGTTTGACGCTGACGGAGACGGTGAAAGTAAGTGATGGTTACCACATTACCGAGTATAATGTCCTTTTGTAGTCTCTGCCGTAAAGTACCTGCTCAGGtatgtgttgtctgtttttgtggcaTCAGATGAGCATTAACGTGCAAAGTTTCTCTCTGACaaacttgtttttctgtcttccagTAAATCAGGACGAGTTCCTGTCCATCATGACGGGAGACTCCTGATGAAGAGCTCTGGGCTGATCGAGAAGCTGAGTGACTGAACGCCTGTCAGCGTGTGAATGAAGGTGAGCGTACGAGCGAGCGGTGTCTGCTTCCTCCAGACGGTCTGAGGTGGACCTGAAGCTCTCGTTGTCCTTGTGCTTTGTACTTGATGGGTGACGTGAGCCGATCGGACTGTCTGAAAAGACTTCCTGACGATGCAGCTGCTGGTGTCATGCAGCTCTTTTGTTCGTGTGTTGTGGACGTTTCCGTGTTTCTGTCTGAATAAAACGTGCTGCAGAGTCTCAGAGGACATTTCAGACTGATGTTAGTCTAGTTGATCATAATTCAGACCTGATGTTCAGCTTgttgtcagctgctggaggcaaAGGCTGAAGAGACTCTTTGattctgttttatattctgtagtttgaatgtgtatttattttgtacAAAATAAATCGGTTTGCCGGAAAACTCTTTTCCAactttatttctgatttttagTTTCCACCCGTCCCCGTTGAAAACCCCAGACACGTCCTGTCGCTTCACACTGGAGCAAATAAAAAATCAGTTTAATAAACGGTGAATAAATCTGAAAGTACGTCGAAAAGAGATGGAAAACATGGACAGTCACATCGTTCAGTGTCCCACACAAACATCCCACACTGATCATATTTCAGACACTGAAGTTATCACCGCGACGGAGACGGCAGAGTTTGTCTGTCCACCCCGACAGCTGTGAGACAATGCCCATGAAATCTTATACAGACGGATCCTAATCATTTTGGTGACCCCAGACTCCTCCTCCAGCGCCACCACAAGGTTCATATTTaggtttttagtgaaatgttttgacagttttttcctgttttgcgtctctttttattcagtttttgtctctttttagtTGGTTTACGTCTCGTTTTGAATCTCTGGTTATTTTCGTCTCCTTGTGGTCATTTCATTGACTTTTCTGCAGAGGCTCTGGTCAAGGGCCCCGGGGCCCGTACCCATTAGTCCTAACACCCTCTGACTGTGGTGGTCTGCGGCATTAACACTGGATATTTGTCATCAGTGTGTCTCAGAGAGACGCGAGTCAGTTTTACTACATTTGGTTTTAGAAATTGTCCTCTTTCCTGCTGTACCTCAGCTCTCCAGCAGGGGGAGTCACTCAGTCAGGAGTCCCCTCAGAGCCTGAACGTGTGGCGGCACCGCTCAGCTGCTCAGGCTCTGAACATGCTTCTGTTCTTTGAAGACACTGACATGAAGTTTCCCTCCACACGAGTCGGAGCAGATTTTAGTTTGTTGGTTAAAGTCCAGGTTCACTCCGTCGTCATCAGGATTTTAGATCAAATGCTTGAAACGATTCACAGAATGTTTATTTACACAGtgaacagcagctgtggtgTAGCAGAATGATGTAACTGTATGAAACGATGAGGTCAGGTGATCGTGATGAGGTCAGGTGATCGTGATGAGGTCAGGTGATCGTGATGAGGTCAGGTGAGGAGGGGTGGTTTTCACCTGTGTCGCTCTGATTTAAAGCCACGAGTGAGTCAAacgcagacaaacagagaaatccCACATGATGACGACATGCTGAAACAACGAAGGCCGTCGTTCTGTCACGCTGAGCTCATAACAGACGCAGGAAACCGACCACAGGACCCTCAGGCGGCTCCTCCTCGGCTCCCTGTCATTTGGCCCCCTCAGACCtccacacactgatgcagatgAAGGTCTCTGGGCTGGAGTTGGTTAGATGAAACACGGCCGGCTTTGCTTTCCGTCTCTCAGCCCCCGTCTGCAGCTCGGATGATGAAGAGGTCTGTGGTCAGCTAACCCAATTTGCTTTGGTAATAGCTCGAGCCAATCACACAATGACAGAGTAGAGGACTCGTGGTTTTCTCCTGAGGGAGACAAATGAAAGTGATGCAGTAATAAAAGGccgacacacacgcgcgcacacacacacacacacacacacacacacacacacacacacacacacacacacacacacacacacacacacacacacacacacacactcactctgcagggtttgtgttgcagtgtgtgtgtgtgtgtgtgtgtgtgtgtgtgtgtgtgtgtgtgtgtgtgtgtgtgtgtgtgtgtgtgtgtgtgtgtgtgtgtgtgtgtgtgtgtgtgtgtgttgctgaagGTCAGCATCGATGTCGATTATCAGGACCTGCATCTGGTCTCACGGCGGGGACAGACACCACGACTTGCCCTTGCACCGGCACATGCTCAgctgttggtccctggaccaGAGCAACACACCATCCAGAAATAAACCCACCCAGTTCCTCCCCAGTTACAACCTCAGCGTCGCCCCCCTGTGGTTTTCACTGcatgacaccccccccccccacacacacacacacacacacacacacacacacacacacacacacacagagtccttTGTATTACTGGTAATCATCTGTGTTGATGAGACTTCTATAAATACATCAGTGTGGGGGGGGGTAATAGCATAGCttagctttagcttagcttagctttagcGTAGCTTTCAAGTCACATTTGGATGGACTGATGGGACGAAGCCTCATTCTGTTTACCATTCTGTGTATgcgtacttttacttcacttgGAGTATTTCCATCTTACTCTGCTTTCTACTTGTACTCCACTTCACCTCAGAggtactttgcagattcagatgaaGAATACAATCAATACATGAATTACAGTGTATTATTTTGTTCCTTGGGGTAAATTCAGGAGCTGCCCAGCATCACCTTTAAGAGCTGCGACATTAaactgatgaacacattaatgcatgagtAATAAACTTTATTCTGAAACGATCATTCTGCTCAGcgaatacttttacttttggtacatAAAGGATATGTAAATGCTGATACTTTTGTTCTTAAGTAAACTTCTTTCAACAGTGGAAACGACATGAATGACTATCCAGAGAGAAACATGCTAATAAGATCAATAACAAACAGCTTTACAGTTTATCCAGTAAAccacagtactgcacagtactgCATAGTTACTGCACAGTACTGCACAGCTACAATCTGACTTTTTGACATCTGTTTATGGAAATATATATAAACTCCATGAAAGCAACCTGTAAAATCAGCAGCaaactgagctaaaagctaaGCTAAGGCTAACGAGAGGTTAGCTAAAGCTGTGCAGAGattcctgcagcagagcagctgttaGAGTCGAGGAGCTGCTCCCAGTTCCAGCTCTGTCACAGGTCTGTgggtttgggtgtttttttttttttgggggggggggggggtgcataAAACAATGCACACAAAGCCTTTAAAAGCTTCATATCTGCTGCACGTCGGCCTCTACTCGACTCCTTTCAGCTCTGCGTCTGTGGGACTGTGGAGTTTAAATAACTGCagttaaaagaaagaagacGGAGGAACAAAAGTCTTTCTGTCGGCTGTCCTGTTAATGAGCatcgaccccccccccccccccccaacaaatAAACGGCTGTACAGACTGTTGTTTTGACTCATTTACAGGGGGATGATGGAGGCCGTGAAATTAACAAACTGCAGTTACATCACAGTCGTTAGTTTGTGAAGCAG is drawn from Chaetodon trifascialis isolate fChaTrf1 chromosome 20, fChaTrf1.hap1, whole genome shotgun sequence and contains these coding sequences:
- the cetn3 gene encoding centrin-3, which gives rise to MSFSLRAELAATDKNKRKKRRELTEDQKHEIKEAFELFDTDKDKEIDYHELKVAMRALGFEVKKVDVLKILKDYDREGNGKITFEDFNEVVTDRILERDPKEEIMKAFKLFDDDESGKISLRNLRRVARELGENISDEELRSMIDEFDADGDGEINQDEFLSIMTGDS